ATCTTTAGCGTTTACAGGTAAAGTTGCTATAGTTATATCAGCCCCATGTTTTATATGTTCATCAAGCATTTCGTTAAAATCCATTTGATACAGTTGATCTCCAGAAAGTATCAAAGCATAATCAAAATCATGATTTAAAAAATGAGGCATACATTGTCTAACAGCATCAGCAGTTCCTTGAAACCAAGTAGGGTTATCAGGAGTTTGCTCGGCAGCTAGAATATCTACAAAAGCTTGACTAAAAGCATTAAAAGTATAGGTGTTTTTTATATGTGCGTTTAAAGAAGCCGAATTAAATTGTGTTAATACAAACATTCTTTTAATATCCGAATTCATACAATTTGAAATAGGAATATCAACCAATCTATATTTTCCTGCAATAGGCACCGCAGGTTTTGATCTAGTTGCGGTTAAGGGATATAATCTAGAACCTTGGCCTCCCCCAAGAATGATTGAAACAACATTATTCTTTTTAGCTTTCATATTTTGTTGATTATTAAATTATACATATCTATATATTCTTGACAAACTCTTTCCCAGGAATGGTCGGTTTTCATTCCACGTTTTATAATTTTATTTAAATGCTCTTTATTCTTATATAAATTTACAGCTCTATTAATGGAGTAACAAATATCTCCAACAGATGATTGATCATGACAAATTCCATTACCATCATCTCCAAAATCAATTACAGTATCTTTTAAACCACCAGTTCTTCTTACTATTGGAATTGTTCCATATCGCAAAGAATACATTTGATTCAAACCACATGGTTCTACTCTAGATGGCATCATTAAGAAATCGGCTCCCGCATAAATTAAATGAGCTAATTCTTCATTGTATCCAATAAACGTATTATAATTTCCTTTATAATCAATCAATAAGCTATTTAATCTATTTTCAATATCTGCATTTCCAGATCCTAATATCAAAATATTAATTTCTTTAAAATTTTCTGATAACGCTAAAGCTGAAGCATGAGGCAATAAATCACCTCCTTTTTCTTCCAGTAATCGACCAATAAAACTAAATAAAGGTTTTGTAGGATCTAAATTAAAAAGAGTACATAATATTTCTTTATTTTGCTGTTTTCCTTTTTCGAAATTTTTGATAGAATATTTTTTCTCTAACATTACATCTTTAGCTGGATCCCATACTTCTGTGTCTATTCCATTTAAAATTCCTTTTGATTTATATCTAACAAGATTAAACAATGATTCTAATCCATTAGCTGAATAATTAATTTCATTAAGGTAGTTGGGAGAAACCGTAGTTACAGCCCAAGCACATTTTACAGCTACAGCAAGAGAATTAATACAATTATCCCATTCTAAAACTTTTACATGAGAAAGATCAAATTCTGGAAAGTAATTTAATTTATCAAAACCAAATTGACCTTGATACAAACCATTATGAATCGTAATCATTGATGGTGTATTTTGTAATTTTAAATACTTATCACAATATAACATCATAAATGGAATCAACCCTGTATGATGATCATGGCAATTAATAACGTCAGGAATTTCACTTCTACCTATGATCCAATCTAAAGTTGCTATTTGAAAAGATAAAAATCGTTCAATATCATCTTCATATCCATAAACCTCTTTTCTGTCAAAAAGTTCTGGAATTTCAATAAGGTATAATTCAAAACCAAGTTTATCAGTAGTTTCTTTGAGAACACTAAAAGGAAAATTAAACTTTCCTAATTTTATTGATCCCCAGTGTACACATTCAAAATCATTCTCTTTTCTAAACTTTGTATCATAACATGGTATTACAACTCTAACTTGATGTCCAGCATTATTTTGGTATTTGGGTAAAGCTCCAACAACATCAGCTAGTCCACCCACTTTTGCTACAGGATAACATTCTGCACTAATATGAAATATTTCCATTTTATAAAATTTGT
The Flavobacterium sp. WC2421 genome window above contains:
- a CDS encoding glycogen synthase, which translates into the protein MEIFHISAECYPVAKVGGLADVVGALPKYQNNAGHQVRVVIPCYDTKFRKENDFECVHWGSIKLGKFNFPFSVLKETTDKLGFELYLIEIPELFDRKEVYGYEDDIERFLSFQIATLDWIIGRSEIPDVINCHDHHTGLIPFMMLYCDKYLKLQNTPSMITIHNGLYQGQFGFDKLNYFPEFDLSHVKVLEWDNCINSLAVAVKCAWAVTTVSPNYLNEINYSANGLESLFNLVRYKSKGILNGIDTEVWDPAKDVMLEKKYSIKNFEKGKQQNKEILCTLFNLDPTKPLFSFIGRLLEEKGGDLLPHASALALSENFKEINILILGSGNADIENRLNSLLIDYKGNYNTFIGYNEELAHLIYAGADFLMMPSRVEPCGLNQMYSLRYGTIPIVRRTGGLKDTVIDFGDDGNGICHDQSSVGDICYSINRAVNLYKNKEHLNKIIKRGMKTDHSWERVCQEYIDMYNLIINKI